A single region of the Bacteroides luhongzhouii genome encodes:
- a CDS encoding FecR family protein produces the protein MKSNFEKIVKNFISFDYSKRTTNLFYRWMISDHSATEKDVIFRKLWSKTKNKTDKNTEESFRQVLNKIGVQPAPIIRINRLPIWRYTAAAVFIICLSVTGTLWFTEKHIENDAVAMVEHYVKNGKREVVTLPDGSIIHLNSGSHIFYPENLEGKTRTVYLLGEADFKVTKNPQKPFIVKSADMSITALGTEFNVKAYPEEDLLTATLLEGKVRVNCNDTTNYILTPGQQVVYTKSTLKSVLLETDVEDVTAWQRGEIVLNKATINEVIQTLERHYSITFQTSKKKINQDRYSFVFKENANIKEVLEVMQTVIGEFDYHLKENTCYIYWK, from the coding sequence ATGAAAAGTAATTTTGAAAAAATAGTAAAGAACTTCATTAGTTTTGATTATTCAAAGCGGACGACCAATCTTTTCTACCGTTGGATGATAAGTGATCATTCTGCAACAGAGAAAGATGTGATATTTCGCAAATTGTGGTCGAAGACTAAAAACAAGACAGATAAAAATACAGAAGAATCATTCCGCCAAGTACTGAATAAGATTGGTGTGCAACCGGCTCCTATCATTAGAATAAACCGTTTACCGATATGGAGATATACTGCCGCTGCTGTATTCATTATCTGTTTGTCGGTCACCGGCACTTTATGGTTTACAGAAAAACATATTGAGAACGATGCTGTGGCAATGGTAGAACACTATGTTAAAAATGGAAAGAGAGAGGTTGTCACTCTCCCTGATGGCAGCATCATTCATCTGAATTCCGGTTCGCATATATTCTATCCGGAGAATTTGGAAGGCAAAACCCGCACAGTGTACTTGTTGGGAGAAGCTGATTTCAAAGTTACCAAAAATCCCCAAAAGCCATTTATTGTGAAGTCTGCCGATATGTCCATCACTGCTTTAGGTACAGAATTTAATGTAAAAGCTTACCCGGAAGAGGACCTTTTGACTGCTACCTTGCTAGAGGGGAAAGTGAGAGTAAACTGCAATGATACCACAAACTATATTTTGACACCTGGACAACAGGTTGTATATACTAAAAGTACATTAAAAAGCGTATTATTGGAAACAGACGTAGAAGATGTGACAGCATGGCAACGCGGAGAAATTGTACTCAATAAAGCTACTATCAATGAGGTAATACAGACCTTGGAACGTCATTACAGCATAACATTCCAAACTTCGAAAAAGAAAATTAATCAAGACCGGTATAGCTTTGTATTCAAAGAAAATGCAAATATTAAAGAAGTGCTAGAAGTAATGCAGACAGTTATTGGTGAATTTGATTATCACTTGAAAGAAAATACCTGTTATATCTATTGGAAGTAA